One part of the Thiothrix nivea DSM 5205 genome encodes these proteins:
- a CDS encoding DUF1800 domain-containing protein, producing MSRTGLGAEWDVAKKLEGRSRQDAVDQVLYAPPALIKPAPAMTPWFKLEPMRLNDMKSRNSAWSIAQHEGKRLQAWWVEQMLLTRNPFHERMTLFWHNHFTSSIQKTLQPSLLHKQNLLLRQHALGNFGNLLHAVARDPAMLVYLDCYQNTKDQPNENFARELLELFTIGRGHYREADVKAAAKAFTGWGVDDNTGKFIIRTANHDGGKSVFLGKTGNFTGDDIIGILLAHPRTAERMTEKFWLAFVSNQPNPAVVKTWAQQFRQSGYDTKTLMRTLLNSDEFWAERNRGTLVKSPVELVIGTLRMLPYPRESTGEMLNLCRLLGQELFDPPNVKGWSGGDNWINTQTLLVRNAYLAKLSRGNLNEKAATNLRLPDASAEQLIEWMLPVKPLKPLPETPGARRLVRSLLLDPAFQVS from the coding sequence GTGTCACGCACAGGGCTGGGTGCGGAGTGGGATGTTGCCAAAAAACTGGAGGGGCGATCCAGGCAAGATGCTGTGGATCAGGTGCTGTATGCGCCGCCAGCCCTAATAAAGCCTGCCCCGGCCATGACGCCGTGGTTCAAGCTTGAGCCGATGCGCCTGAATGATATGAAAAGCCGCAACTCGGCTTGGTCGATCGCGCAACACGAGGGGAAACGCTTGCAGGCATGGTGGGTGGAGCAGATGCTATTAACCCGCAACCCGTTCCACGAGCGTATGACCCTGTTCTGGCACAACCATTTCACGTCATCCATCCAAAAAACCCTGCAACCGAGCCTGCTCCATAAACAAAATCTGTTGTTGCGCCAACACGCGCTGGGCAATTTCGGTAATTTGCTGCACGCTGTCGCCCGCGACCCGGCCATGTTGGTCTACCTGGATTGTTACCAGAACACCAAAGACCAACCCAATGAAAACTTTGCCCGCGAATTGCTGGAGCTGTTTACTATTGGGCGTGGCCATTACCGCGAAGCTGATGTGAAAGCCGCTGCCAAAGCCTTTACCGGTTGGGGGGTTGATGATAATACTGGCAAATTTATTATACGCACGGCCAATCACGATGGTGGCAAGTCGGTTTTTCTCGGCAAAACCGGCAATTTTACGGGCGATGACATTATCGGCATACTGCTGGCGCATCCACGTACTGCTGAACGCATGACTGAAAAGTTTTGGTTGGCATTTGTCAGTAATCAGCCCAACCCTGCCGTTGTCAAAACCTGGGCACAGCAATTCCGCCAATCCGGTTATGACACCAAGACCCTGATGCGCACACTGTTGAACAGTGATGAGTTCTGGGCTGAACGCAATCGCGGCACGCTGGTCAAGTCACCGGTGGAGCTGGTGATAGGCACTCTCCGGATGCTGCCCTATCCGCGTGAATCAACCGGGGAAATGTTGAACTTGTGCCGCCTGCTGGGGCAGGAGTTGTTTGACCCCCCCAACGTGAAAGGCTGGAGTGGCGGTGACAATTGGATTAACACCCAGACGTTGCTGGTGCGTAATGCCTATCTGGCCAAATTGTCGCGCGGCAACCTGAATGAAAAAGCTGCAACAAATTTGAGATTGCCTGACGCGTCAGCAGAACAACTGATCGAGTGGATGTTGCCGGTCAAGCCGCTCAAGCCGCTGCCGGAAACGCCGGGCGCACGGCGTCTGGTGCGCTCCCTGTTGCTTGACCCCGCCTTTCAGGTGTCCTGA
- a CDS encoding DUF349 domain-containing protein, protein MLGNFFKPKWQHADATVRIQALDTLAGDSIELIRLAQTDPHSAVRMEAVVRLTHLPTLVQLGHSPGSIGERARQRLVGLASTDHHHDHLLADVFHWLNNPALLRSIARDPTRGVKLRHQAIGVIADQELLFSIASNDTSREIQYLAAQHLDDIEKLKELEKTHGKNNKRLRQLIKERLEQEQQQQQRQADIEKLCAEAENLGKNSSWEQDKTRLKVMQQSWRSLSRNASATQQQRFTDAGEDFNQRLATHEQQEASLRPLRDQHQQLLAAASELLRQLQHTPEQQSLGRLDATLAGLQQQWDQQGKLPAAEQDKLDTIWAQRQQEISHLRNAMAEDLQALETLTRLSAAADNLKNRQQPIHSKDILTLQSEWTGSKRPRTLRNSLGELEQQFHRSISTLNSRLEKQKRQQENALQELRVSLKKLEGHLETEQYGEAIEIHKALTVDLKETDLPGKDLAFFQRRLQMLTPFLREIQDWRRWGTDQARRQLIETAEHLREEDEIDPQERARKIQGLREEWRKLAQMEPAQQRLLWKTFDSTVSAAYEPSKQYFAEQGQQREANLKQRQAICNELETLDNTTDWDNADWRALQAQANQLRKQWKDAGAVSHKAWGSINTRFKAAMDALETHFKVERTRNWQEREQLVMQARALLESADTSQAIEQAKALQAAWQITLGSRPSDEQRLWKQFREPMDTLFARARDERQQQQQERDARAAEETRQADAKRQQELERQQQQLAELDNLAAQSLLNKQVETSANEQIANRSSGELLCLQLEILLGVETPTEFQQSRMKYQVAQLPQAMLSRQQQHDPALDALPLLKQWYALGGIPEAALANQTARIEKIRQALQPPLAQ, encoded by the coding sequence CATTCGCCTGGCTCCATCGGCGAGCGCGCCCGTCAGCGGCTGGTTGGGCTGGCGAGCACTGACCACCACCACGACCACTTGCTGGCTGATGTTTTCCACTGGCTAAACAACCCTGCCCTGTTACGCAGCATCGCCCGCGACCCTACCCGTGGCGTAAAACTGCGCCATCAGGCCATTGGCGTCATTGCAGACCAGGAATTGCTGTTCAGCATTGCCAGCAACGATACTTCCCGTGAAATCCAGTACCTGGCTGCACAACATCTGGATGACATTGAAAAGCTGAAAGAACTGGAAAAAACCCACGGCAAGAACAACAAGCGCCTACGCCAGCTGATCAAGGAACGCCTGGAACAGGAGCAGCAACAGCAACAACGGCAGGCAGACATTGAAAAGCTATGTGCCGAAGCTGAAAACCTGGGCAAAAATAGTTCCTGGGAACAGGACAAAACCCGTCTGAAAGTCATGCAACAAAGCTGGCGCAGCCTGTCCAGAAACGCCAGCGCAACCCAGCAGCAACGTTTTACCGATGCCGGGGAAGATTTCAACCAGCGGCTGGCCACACATGAACAACAGGAAGCCAGCCTGCGCCCACTACGGGATCAGCACCAACAGCTGTTGGCTGCCGCTTCCGAACTGCTACGCCAGCTACAGCATACCCCGGAGCAACAAAGCCTCGGCCGGTTAGATGCCACCCTTGCCGGTCTGCAACAACAATGGGATCAGCAAGGCAAGCTACCCGCTGCAGAGCAGGACAAACTGGACACCATCTGGGCGCAACGCCAGCAAGAAATCAGTCACCTGCGCAACGCCATGGCTGAGGATCTGCAAGCCCTGGAAACGCTCACCCGCCTGAGTGCAGCTGCCGACAACTTGAAAAACCGCCAGCAACCCATTCACAGCAAAGACATTCTGACCCTGCAAAGCGAATGGACTGGCAGCAAACGCCCCCGCACCTTGCGCAACAGCCTCGGTGAACTGGAACAACAATTCCACCGTTCCATCAGCACCCTCAATAGCCGCTTGGAAAAGCAAAAACGCCAGCAGGAAAATGCCCTGCAAGAACTGCGCGTATCCCTGAAAAAACTGGAAGGCCATCTGGAAACGGAGCAATACGGCGAAGCCATCGAAATCCACAAGGCGCTGACGGTCGACCTGAAGGAAACCGATTTGCCTGGTAAGGATCTCGCCTTCTTCCAGCGCCGCCTCCAGATGCTGACGCCCTTCCTGCGGGAGATTCAGGACTGGCGGCGCTGGGGAACGGATCAAGCACGCCGCCAGCTGATCGAAACCGCCGAACACCTGCGCGAAGAAGATGAAATTGACCCACAGGAACGCGCCAGAAAAATTCAAGGTTTACGCGAAGAATGGCGCAAACTGGCACAAATGGAACCTGCGCAACAACGCCTGCTATGGAAAACATTTGACTCCACCGTCAGCGCAGCCTATGAACCCAGCAAACAATATTTCGCCGAACAGGGTCAGCAACGCGAAGCCAACCTCAAACAACGCCAGGCAATCTGCAACGAACTGGAAACGCTCGACAACACAACGGATTGGGATAACGCCGACTGGCGCGCCCTGCAAGCCCAGGCCAACCAGTTACGCAAACAATGGAAAGACGCCGGAGCCGTCAGCCACAAAGCCTGGGGCAGCATCAATACCCGTTTCAAAGCCGCCATGGATGCCCTGGAAACCCATTTCAAGGTCGAGCGCACCCGCAACTGGCAAGAGCGCGAACAACTGGTGATGCAAGCCCGCGCACTGCTGGAATCAGCCGACACCAGCCAAGCCATTGAACAGGCCAAGGCATTGCAAGCGGCCTGGCAAATTACCCTCGGCTCCCGCCCGTCTGACGAACAACGCCTGTGGAAACAGTTCCGCGAACCGATGGACACCCTGTTCGCCCGCGCCCGCGATGAACGCCAGCAACAACAACAGGAGCGTGACGCCCGCGCTGCCGAAGAAACCCGTCAAGCCGATGCCAAACGCCAGCAGGAACTGGAACGCCAGCAACAGCAACTGGCGGAACTGGACAACTTGGCCGCGCAGTCTCTACTCAATAAACAGGTAGAAACCAGTGCCAATGAGCAAATCGCCAACCGCTCAAGCGGTGAGTTGCTGTGCCTGCAACTGGAAATCCTGCTCGGCGTGGAAACCCCAACCGAATTCCAGCAGTCACGCATGAAGTATCAGGTCGCGCAATTGCCCCAGGCCATGCTCAGCCGCCAGCAACAGCATGACCCGGCGCTGGATGCGCTGCCCCTGCTGAAACAGTGGTATGCCCTTGGCGGCATACCCGAGGCTGCTCTGGCCAACCAGACAGCCAGGATTGAAAAAATCAGGCAGGCTCTGCAACCGCCTCTGGCGCAGTAA
- the metA gene encoding homoserine O-succinyltransferase MetA yields MPLVAHTRLPTFERLKQEGQTVLSEDYAFQQDIRELHIGFLNMMPDAALAATERQFLRLVNESNLIAQFHIHPFTLGTLPRGDKAQAHIAQYYDKFEDLQEQGLDALIITGANPAAPHLEDEPFWDGLCEVVAWAQENVTSTLCSCLASHALVQHLWGIRRRPLGFKRWGVYSHAVTMPEHPLVNDLNTRFDVPHSRFNQIDREPLEAVGVQVLVESTEAGVHMAVSPDLFRMVFMQGHPEYDTVSLLKEYRREVTRWFDGTRADYPPFPQNYLRPKAKAILNEYRLEQEKAKRLGKPLPDFPEKLLLPMLHNTWCDTAKVFYSNWIGKVYQLTNNDRRKPFMEGVNPDDPLGLRQQLGI; encoded by the coding sequence ATGCCACTCGTCGCACATACCAGACTACCGACATTTGAGCGTCTGAAACAGGAAGGGCAGACCGTCCTGAGTGAGGATTATGCCTTCCAGCAAGACATCCGCGAGCTGCATATTGGCTTCCTCAACATGATGCCGGATGCAGCGCTGGCGGCGACCGAGCGGCAGTTCCTGCGGCTGGTGAATGAATCCAACCTGATTGCGCAGTTCCACATCCACCCGTTTACGCTGGGAACGTTGCCACGTGGCGACAAGGCGCAGGCGCATATTGCCCAATACTACGACAAGTTTGAGGATTTGCAGGAGCAGGGGCTGGATGCGTTGATCATTACCGGTGCAAACCCGGCGGCACCGCATCTGGAAGACGAACCATTCTGGGATGGCTTATGTGAGGTGGTGGCATGGGCGCAGGAAAATGTTACCTCCACCTTGTGTTCTTGCCTCGCCAGCCATGCGCTGGTGCAGCATTTGTGGGGCATCCGCCGCCGTCCGCTTGGTTTCAAGCGCTGGGGTGTTTACAGCCATGCCGTCACCATGCCCGAACACCCGCTGGTCAATGACCTGAATACCCGTTTCGACGTGCCACATTCGCGCTTTAACCAGATTGACCGCGAGCCGTTGGAGGCTGTAGGCGTGCAAGTGCTGGTGGAAAGCACGGAAGCGGGCGTACACATGGCCGTCAGCCCCGACTTGTTCCGCATGGTCTTCATGCAGGGGCATCCCGAATACGACACGGTGAGCCTGTTGAAGGAATATCGCCGCGAAGTCACCCGCTGGTTTGACGGTACGCGCGCGGATTACCCGCCGTTCCCGCAAAATTACCTGCGGCCCAAGGCCAAGGCTATCCTCAACGAATACCGGCTGGAGCAGGAAAAGGCCAAACGGCTGGGCAAGCCGTTGCCAGATTTCCCCGAAAAGCTATTGCTGCCGATGTTGCACAATACCTGGTGTGACACCGCCAAGGTGTTTTACAGCAACTGGATCGGCAAGGTTTACCAGCTGACCAACAACGACCGCCGCAAGCCCTTCATGGAAGGCGTTAACCCCGACGATCCGCTGGGATTACGCCAACAATTGGGGATTTGA
- a CDS encoding recombination-associated protein RdgC, whose protein sequence is MWFKNLYLLRLNAEFSLTPEELHEALESKPFQGCGKDQREASGWVSPLGRDSDQLAHAANGYMLITLSHQEKMLPASVIREELDATVAEIEAKEGRKVSKREKQDLRDEIEFELLPQAFTRTKKLDAWIDPQHGWMVINTSSNTQGERLTHLLRSCLGSLPVVPPKTDMSPATLMTQWLAEEGSLPAPFVLGEDCELRSQGDEQSVAVFKRHELTTEEVQTNLAHGKMVSKLGLVWDEKISFILSDDLSIRRVRFLDVLEDSLKDADPQSHAEKLDIEFSLMTGEVTRLLADLMQCFTAPEAVAEPA, encoded by the coding sequence ATGTGGTTCAAAAACCTCTACCTGCTCCGGTTGAATGCTGAGTTCAGCCTGACCCCCGAAGAACTGCACGAAGCCCTTGAAAGCAAGCCTTTCCAAGGGTGTGGCAAGGATCAGCGTGAGGCCAGCGGCTGGGTTTCCCCATTAGGCCGTGATAGCGACCAGCTCGCCCATGCCGCCAATGGCTATATGCTGATTACCCTGTCACATCAGGAAAAGATGTTGCCCGCCTCCGTCATCCGCGAGGAACTGGATGCAACCGTGGCTGAAATTGAGGCAAAGGAAGGACGCAAGGTCAGCAAGCGGGAAAAGCAGGATCTACGCGATGAAATCGAGTTTGAACTGCTGCCGCAAGCATTCACCCGCACCAAAAAGCTGGATGCCTGGATCGACCCGCAACACGGCTGGATGGTGATCAATACGTCCTCCAACACCCAGGGCGAGCGCCTGACCCATCTGCTGCGCAGTTGTCTGGGAAGTTTGCCGGTTGTCCCGCCCAAAACCGATATGTCCCCCGCGACCCTGATGACCCAATGGCTGGCGGAAGAGGGCAGCCTGCCCGCGCCATTTGTCTTGGGGGAAGATTGCGAACTGCGCAGCCAGGGCGATGAGCAGAGTGTGGCGGTGTTCAAGCGGCACGAGTTGACCACGGAAGAAGTACAAACCAACCTTGCCCATGGCAAGATGGTTTCCAAACTGGGTCTGGTGTGGGATGAAAAGATCAGTTTCATCCTCAGTGATGACCTCTCCATCCGCCGTGTGCGTTTCCTGGATGTGCTGGAAGACAGCCTCAAGGATGCCGACCCGCAGTCCCATGCGGAAAAGCTGGACATTGAATTCAGCCTGATGACGGGCGAAGTCACCCGTTTGCTAGCAGATTTGATGCAGTGCTTTACTGCGCCAGAGGCGGTTGCAGAGCCTGCCTGA
- a CDS encoding DUF1501 domain-containing protein, which produces MNRREFLGMAALLPLLGSLPAEVMAASGSRPTQRILVLVKLAGGNDGLNTLVPYTDPLYQQYRPTIGIPKHQVLDIGQGYGMNPYLKVLQPWWEKGNMAWVQGVGYPNANLSHFRSIDIWETASDAGNYQDIGWLGSLLPGCKPGLHGIVIGDSSGPMSGKNCHTIAMESPQTFLSQIKLLEDMPQTNANPVLAHLANVHHQLYAAGEQLGTKLQRPTPLGVNFSTSEIGRDLEAVAKMILSGVDATVYMVTLDGFDTHTNQNNVQSNLLHHLGGALDSFAQAMQRGGRWNDVMLMTYSEFGRRVQENHGKGTDHGAASVQLVMGGKVRGGIYGDRPDLKQLDADGNLQHTVDFRKVYATVAQNWLRQKHPWGKFGTLPFV; this is translated from the coding sequence ATGAATCGTCGAGAATTTCTGGGAATGGCGGCCTTGTTGCCGCTGCTTGGCTCTTTGCCTGCCGAGGTTATGGCTGCGTCTGGAAGCCGCCCGACCCAGCGCATCCTGGTGCTGGTCAAACTGGCCGGTGGCAATGATGGCCTCAATACCCTGGTTCCCTATACGGATCCCTTGTATCAACAGTACCGCCCTACCATCGGCATCCCCAAACATCAGGTGCTGGACATCGGTCAAGGTTATGGCATGAACCCTTACCTTAAGGTGCTCCAGCCATGGTGGGAAAAAGGTAACATGGCCTGGGTTCAGGGGGTCGGCTACCCTAACGCCAACCTGTCGCATTTCCGTTCCATTGACATCTGGGAAACCGCCTCCGATGCTGGCAACTACCAGGATATTGGCTGGCTGGGTTCGCTGCTGCCCGGTTGCAAGCCAGGATTACACGGTATCGTCATTGGCGACAGTAGCGGCCCGATGAGCGGCAAAAACTGCCATACCATCGCGATGGAAAGCCCACAGACTTTCCTCAGCCAGATCAAGTTGCTGGAAGACATGCCGCAGACCAATGCCAACCCGGTATTGGCGCATCTGGCCAACGTCCATCACCAGCTGTATGCTGCTGGTGAGCAATTGGGCACAAAGCTGCAACGTCCGACGCCATTGGGGGTGAATTTCTCCACCAGCGAAATTGGCCGCGATCTGGAAGCGGTTGCCAAAATGATCCTTTCCGGCGTTGACGCGACCGTTTACATGGTGACCCTGGACGGCTTTGATACCCACACCAACCAGAATAATGTCCAAAGCAACCTGCTGCACCACCTGGGCGGGGCGCTGGATTCGTTTGCCCAGGCCATGCAGCGCGGCGGGCGCTGGAACGATGTCATGCTGATGACTTATTCCGAATTCGGGCGGCGAGTGCAGGAAAACCACGGCAAAGGCACCGACCATGGTGCAGCCTCGGTGCAATTGGTGATGGGCGGTAAGGTTCGTGGCGGGATTTATGGCGACCGGCCTGACCTGAAACAACTGGATGCCGACGGCAACCTGCAACACACGGTTGATTTCCGCAAGGTTTATGCAACCGTGGCGCAAAACTGGTTAAGGCAAAAACATCCGTGGGGGAAATTTGGCACGCTGCCTTTTGTTTAA